A genomic region of Arachis stenosperma cultivar V10309 chromosome 9, arast.V10309.gnm1.PFL2, whole genome shotgun sequence contains the following coding sequences:
- the LOC130947521 gene encoding cellulose synthase A catalytic subunit 2 [UDP-forming]-like isoform X1, whose protein sequence is MDTKGRLVAGSHNRNEFVLINADDTARVNGVTELSGQICQICGDEIEVTVDGEPFVACNECAFPVCRPCYEYERREGNQACPQCKTRYKRSKGSPRVEGDEEEDGIDDLENEFDIGSNIKHDPCHIAEAMLAARFNTARNSQLNASGITTPSELDAASVAADIPLLTYGHEDVGISAEKHALVVPPFMHRGRRIHPMPFPDSSIPAQPRPMDPKKDLAVYGYGSVAWKERMEEWKKKQNEKIEVVQHEMVDDDGGKNGDEFDHPDLPKMDEGRQPLWRKLPISPSKINPYRIIIILRIAVLGLFFHYRILHPVNDAYALWMTSVICEIWFAVSWILDQFPKWCPIERETYLDRLSLRYEKEGKPSELADIDVFVSTVDPMKEPPLITANTVLSILAVDYPVDKVACYVSDDGAAMLTFEALSETSEFARKWVPFCKKYSIEPRAPEWYFAQKVDYLKDKVDATFVKERRAIKREYEEFKVRINALVAMAQKVPEDGWTMQDGTPWPGNNVRDHPGMIQVFLGQNGVRDIEGNELPQLVYVSREKRPGFEHHKKAGAMNALIRVSAVISNAPYLLNVDCDHYINNSKALREAMCFMMDPTSGKKICYVQFPQRFDGIDRHDRYSNRNVVFFDINMKGLDGIQGPIYVGTGCVFRRQALYGYDAPVKKKPPTKTCNCWPRWCCLCCGSRKKNRKVKSSAKKKIKSKDGTKQIHALENIEEGIEGIDSEKSSLMSQLKFEKKFGQSPVFIASTLMEDGGVLKGASSTSLLKEAIHVISCGYEDKTEWGKEVGWIYGSVTEDILTGFKMHCHGWRSVYCMPKRPAFKGSAPINLSDRLHQVLRWALGSVEIMLSRHCPIWYGYGCGLKWLERFSYINSVVYPLTSIPLIAYCTLPAVCLLTGKFIVPEISNYASIIFMSLFISIAATGILEMQWGGVGIHDWWRNEQFWVIGGASSHLFALFQGLLKVLAGVNTNFTVTSKAADDGEFAELYIFKWTSLLIPPLTLLIMNIIGVIVGVSDAINNGYDSWGPLFGKLFFALWVILHLYPFLKGVMGKHEGVPTIILVWAILLASIFSLLWVRINPFLSKSDIVLELCGLNCDD, encoded by the exons ATGGATACAAAGGGAAGATTAGTTGCAGGCTCACATAACAGGAATGAGTTTGTTCTTATCAATGCTGATGACACTGCAAGA GTGAATGGAGTTACAGAATTGAGTGGACAAATTTGCCAGATCTGTGGGGATGAGATTGAGGTTACTGTGGATGGGGAACCCTTTGTTGCTTGCAATGAATGTGCATTTCCTGTGTGTAGGCCTTGCTATGAGTATGAAAGAAGAGAGGGTAACCAAGCTTGCCCTCAGTGCAAAACCAGATACAAACGAAGCAAGG GTAGTCCTAGAGTTGAAGGTGATGAAGAAGAGGATGGTATTGATGATTTGGAGAATGAGTTTGACATTGGAAGCAATATCAAGCATGATCCTTGTCACATTGCTGAGGCAATGCTTGCCGCTCGCTTTAACACTGCCCGGAATTCACAGTTGAATGCTTCTGGAATCACCACACCATCAGAGTTAGATGCAGCTTCTGTAGCTGCTGATATCCCTCTCCTGACTTATGGTCATGAG GATGTTGGGATTTCTGCTGAGAAGCATGCTCTCGTTGTTCCTCCATTCATGCATCGTGGTAGACGGATTCATCCTATGCCTTTTCCTGATTCATCTATACCAG CTCAACCCAGACCGATGGATCCTAAAAAAGATTTAGCAGTTTATGGATATGGAAGTGTTGCATGGAAGGAACGGATGGAGGAGTGGaagaaaaaacagaatgaaaaaattGAGGTGGTTCAGCACGAAATGGTTGATGATGATGGTGGGAAAAATGGTGATGAGTTTGATCATCCAGATTTGCCTAA AATGGATGAAGGTAGACAGCCACTCTGGAGGAAGTTGCCAATTAGTCCAAGCAAGATAAATCCATATCGAATTATCATAATACTCCGAATCGCTGTTCTAGGCCTATTTTTTCATTATAGAATTCTCCATCCTGTCAATGATGCATATGCATTATGGATGACATCAGTAATATGTGAAATCTGGTTTGCTGTGTCATGGATTTTGGATCAGTTTCCAAAATGGTGCCCAATCGAGCGCGAAACATACCTCGACCGTTTATCACTTAG ATATGAGAAAGAAGGAAAGCCATCTGAATTAGCTGATATAGATGTATTTGTCAGTACAGTGGATCCAATGAAAGAGCCTCCACTTATCACTGCAAACACTGTTCTGTCCATTCTTGCCGTGGATTATCCGGTCGATAAAGTTGCATGCTATGTCTCAGATGATGGTGCAGCTATGCTTACATTTGAAGCACTTTCAGAGACATCTGAATTTGCAAGGAAGTGGGTTCCATTCTGCAAGAAGTATAGCATTGAACCGCGGGCTCCTGAATGGTATTTTGCTCAGAAGGTTGACTATCTAAAAGACAAAGTGGATGCAACCTTTGTCAAGGAGCGTCGCGCTATTAAG AGAGAGTATGAAGAATTCAAAGTGCGGATTAATGCATTGGTTGCAATGGCACAGAAGGTGCCGGAGGATGGCTGGACAATGCAAGATGGAACTCCGTGGCCCGGAAACAATGTCAGAGATCATCCTGGGATGATACAG GTTTTCCTAGGCCAAAATGGTGTTCGTGATATCGAAGGAAACGAGTTACCTCAACTAGTTTACGTGTCTCGTGAGAAAAGACCTGGATTTGAACACCACAAAAAAGCTGGTGCTATGAATGCCTTG ATACGAGTTTCAGCTGTCATATCAAATGCTCCCTACCTACTGAATGTTGATTGTGATCACTACATAAACAATAGTAAGGCACTTCGTGAAGCCATGTGCTTCATGATGGATCCTACATCAGGGAAAAAGATATGCTATGTACAATTTCCTCAAAGATTTGATGGGATCGATCGTCATGATAGATACTCGAATCGCAATGTTGTGTTCTTTGAT ATCAACATGAAAGGTTTGGATGGCATCCAAGGACCAATATATGTTGGAACTGGATGTGTCTTCCGGCGGCAGGCGCTTTATGGATACGATGCCCCTGTTAAGAAGAAACCGCCGACGAAGACTTGTAACTGTTGGCCTAGATGGTGCTGCTTGTGCTGTGGATCTAGGAAGAAGAATAGGAAAGTGAAATCAAGTGCTAAAAAGAAGATAAAGAGTAAGGATGGTACAAAGCAAATACATGCACTAGAAAACATTGAAGAGGGAATTGAAG GTATAGATAGTGAAAAGTCATCACTGATGTCACAACTAAAATTTGAGAAGAAGTTTGGTCAATCACCTGTTTTCATAGCTTCAACACTTATGGAAGATGGAGGTGTTCTAAAAGGCGCAAGTTCTACATCACTCTTGAAAGAAGCCATCCATGTGATTAGTTGTGGTTATGAAGATAAGACTGAGTGGGGAAAAGAG GTTGGATGGATATATGGTTCTGTTACAGAGGATATTCTAACAGGTTTCAAGATGCATTGTCATGGTTGGAGATCTGTGTACTGCATGCCAAAAAGGCCTGCTTTTAAGGGCTCAGCTCCTATAAATCTCTCGGACCGTCTGCACCAGGTTCTCCGGTGGGCTCTTGGTTCTGTTGAGATCATGTTGAGTAGGCACTGTCCTATATGGTATGGATATGGTTGCGGCTTGAAATGGCTGGAGCGTTTTTCTTACATTAACTCTGTCGTCTACCCTTTGACTTCGATTCCCTTAATTGCCTATTGCACCTTGCCAGCAGTCTGTCTCCTCACTGGGAAGTTCATAGTCCCTGAG ATTAGCAACTATGCTAGTATCATTTTCATGTCCCTCTTCATCTCTATAGCTGCAACTGGCATCCTTGAAATGCAATGGGGAGGTGTTGGAATACATGATTGGTGGAGGAATGAACAATTTTGGGTCATTGGTGGTGCATCCTCGCACCTCTTCGCTCTCTTTCAAGGTTTGCTAAAGGTTCTGGCTGGAGTTAACACAAACTTCACAGTCACATCCAAAGCTGCGGACGACGGAGAATTCGCCGAACTTTACATCTTCAAGTGGACATCATTGTTGATCCCTCCTTTAACCTTGCTCATCATGAACATTATAGGAGTCATTGTAGGTGTCTCAGATGCAATAAACAATGGATATGATTCATGGGGTCCCCTTTTTGGTAAACTATTTTTTGCTCTATGGGTCATTCTCCATCTCTATCCATTCCTCAAGGGAGTTATGGGAAAACATGAAGGTGTTCCTACCATCATTCTGGTATGGGCTATTCTTCTTGCTTCAATCTTCTCACTACTTTGGGTAAGGATCAACCCATTTTTGTCAAAAAGTGACATTGTATTGGAACTTTGTGGGTTGAATTGTGATGATTAA
- the LOC130947521 gene encoding cellulose synthase A catalytic subunit 2 [UDP-forming]-like isoform X2, translating to MVNGVTELSGQICQICGDEIEVTVDGEPFVACNECAFPVCRPCYEYERREGNQACPQCKTRYKRSKGSPRVEGDEEEDGIDDLENEFDIGSNIKHDPCHIAEAMLAARFNTARNSQLNASGITTPSELDAASVAADIPLLTYGHEDVGISAEKHALVVPPFMHRGRRIHPMPFPDSSIPAQPRPMDPKKDLAVYGYGSVAWKERMEEWKKKQNEKIEVVQHEMVDDDGGKNGDEFDHPDLPKMDEGRQPLWRKLPISPSKINPYRIIIILRIAVLGLFFHYRILHPVNDAYALWMTSVICEIWFAVSWILDQFPKWCPIERETYLDRLSLRYEKEGKPSELADIDVFVSTVDPMKEPPLITANTVLSILAVDYPVDKVACYVSDDGAAMLTFEALSETSEFARKWVPFCKKYSIEPRAPEWYFAQKVDYLKDKVDATFVKERRAIKREYEEFKVRINALVAMAQKVPEDGWTMQDGTPWPGNNVRDHPGMIQVFLGQNGVRDIEGNELPQLVYVSREKRPGFEHHKKAGAMNALIRVSAVISNAPYLLNVDCDHYINNSKALREAMCFMMDPTSGKKICYVQFPQRFDGIDRHDRYSNRNVVFFDINMKGLDGIQGPIYVGTGCVFRRQALYGYDAPVKKKPPTKTCNCWPRWCCLCCGSRKKNRKVKSSAKKKIKSKDGTKQIHALENIEEGIEGIDSEKSSLMSQLKFEKKFGQSPVFIASTLMEDGGVLKGASSTSLLKEAIHVISCGYEDKTEWGKEVGWIYGSVTEDILTGFKMHCHGWRSVYCMPKRPAFKGSAPINLSDRLHQVLRWALGSVEIMLSRHCPIWYGYGCGLKWLERFSYINSVVYPLTSIPLIAYCTLPAVCLLTGKFIVPEISNYASIIFMSLFISIAATGILEMQWGGVGIHDWWRNEQFWVIGGASSHLFALFQGLLKVLAGVNTNFTVTSKAADDGEFAELYIFKWTSLLIPPLTLLIMNIIGVIVGVSDAINNGYDSWGPLFGKLFFALWVILHLYPFLKGVMGKHEGVPTIILVWAILLASIFSLLWVRINPFLSKSDIVLELCGLNCDD from the exons ATG GTGAATGGAGTTACAGAATTGAGTGGACAAATTTGCCAGATCTGTGGGGATGAGATTGAGGTTACTGTGGATGGGGAACCCTTTGTTGCTTGCAATGAATGTGCATTTCCTGTGTGTAGGCCTTGCTATGAGTATGAAAGAAGAGAGGGTAACCAAGCTTGCCCTCAGTGCAAAACCAGATACAAACGAAGCAAGG GTAGTCCTAGAGTTGAAGGTGATGAAGAAGAGGATGGTATTGATGATTTGGAGAATGAGTTTGACATTGGAAGCAATATCAAGCATGATCCTTGTCACATTGCTGAGGCAATGCTTGCCGCTCGCTTTAACACTGCCCGGAATTCACAGTTGAATGCTTCTGGAATCACCACACCATCAGAGTTAGATGCAGCTTCTGTAGCTGCTGATATCCCTCTCCTGACTTATGGTCATGAG GATGTTGGGATTTCTGCTGAGAAGCATGCTCTCGTTGTTCCTCCATTCATGCATCGTGGTAGACGGATTCATCCTATGCCTTTTCCTGATTCATCTATACCAG CTCAACCCAGACCGATGGATCCTAAAAAAGATTTAGCAGTTTATGGATATGGAAGTGTTGCATGGAAGGAACGGATGGAGGAGTGGaagaaaaaacagaatgaaaaaattGAGGTGGTTCAGCACGAAATGGTTGATGATGATGGTGGGAAAAATGGTGATGAGTTTGATCATCCAGATTTGCCTAA AATGGATGAAGGTAGACAGCCACTCTGGAGGAAGTTGCCAATTAGTCCAAGCAAGATAAATCCATATCGAATTATCATAATACTCCGAATCGCTGTTCTAGGCCTATTTTTTCATTATAGAATTCTCCATCCTGTCAATGATGCATATGCATTATGGATGACATCAGTAATATGTGAAATCTGGTTTGCTGTGTCATGGATTTTGGATCAGTTTCCAAAATGGTGCCCAATCGAGCGCGAAACATACCTCGACCGTTTATCACTTAG ATATGAGAAAGAAGGAAAGCCATCTGAATTAGCTGATATAGATGTATTTGTCAGTACAGTGGATCCAATGAAAGAGCCTCCACTTATCACTGCAAACACTGTTCTGTCCATTCTTGCCGTGGATTATCCGGTCGATAAAGTTGCATGCTATGTCTCAGATGATGGTGCAGCTATGCTTACATTTGAAGCACTTTCAGAGACATCTGAATTTGCAAGGAAGTGGGTTCCATTCTGCAAGAAGTATAGCATTGAACCGCGGGCTCCTGAATGGTATTTTGCTCAGAAGGTTGACTATCTAAAAGACAAAGTGGATGCAACCTTTGTCAAGGAGCGTCGCGCTATTAAG AGAGAGTATGAAGAATTCAAAGTGCGGATTAATGCATTGGTTGCAATGGCACAGAAGGTGCCGGAGGATGGCTGGACAATGCAAGATGGAACTCCGTGGCCCGGAAACAATGTCAGAGATCATCCTGGGATGATACAG GTTTTCCTAGGCCAAAATGGTGTTCGTGATATCGAAGGAAACGAGTTACCTCAACTAGTTTACGTGTCTCGTGAGAAAAGACCTGGATTTGAACACCACAAAAAAGCTGGTGCTATGAATGCCTTG ATACGAGTTTCAGCTGTCATATCAAATGCTCCCTACCTACTGAATGTTGATTGTGATCACTACATAAACAATAGTAAGGCACTTCGTGAAGCCATGTGCTTCATGATGGATCCTACATCAGGGAAAAAGATATGCTATGTACAATTTCCTCAAAGATTTGATGGGATCGATCGTCATGATAGATACTCGAATCGCAATGTTGTGTTCTTTGAT ATCAACATGAAAGGTTTGGATGGCATCCAAGGACCAATATATGTTGGAACTGGATGTGTCTTCCGGCGGCAGGCGCTTTATGGATACGATGCCCCTGTTAAGAAGAAACCGCCGACGAAGACTTGTAACTGTTGGCCTAGATGGTGCTGCTTGTGCTGTGGATCTAGGAAGAAGAATAGGAAAGTGAAATCAAGTGCTAAAAAGAAGATAAAGAGTAAGGATGGTACAAAGCAAATACATGCACTAGAAAACATTGAAGAGGGAATTGAAG GTATAGATAGTGAAAAGTCATCACTGATGTCACAACTAAAATTTGAGAAGAAGTTTGGTCAATCACCTGTTTTCATAGCTTCAACACTTATGGAAGATGGAGGTGTTCTAAAAGGCGCAAGTTCTACATCACTCTTGAAAGAAGCCATCCATGTGATTAGTTGTGGTTATGAAGATAAGACTGAGTGGGGAAAAGAG GTTGGATGGATATATGGTTCTGTTACAGAGGATATTCTAACAGGTTTCAAGATGCATTGTCATGGTTGGAGATCTGTGTACTGCATGCCAAAAAGGCCTGCTTTTAAGGGCTCAGCTCCTATAAATCTCTCGGACCGTCTGCACCAGGTTCTCCGGTGGGCTCTTGGTTCTGTTGAGATCATGTTGAGTAGGCACTGTCCTATATGGTATGGATATGGTTGCGGCTTGAAATGGCTGGAGCGTTTTTCTTACATTAACTCTGTCGTCTACCCTTTGACTTCGATTCCCTTAATTGCCTATTGCACCTTGCCAGCAGTCTGTCTCCTCACTGGGAAGTTCATAGTCCCTGAG ATTAGCAACTATGCTAGTATCATTTTCATGTCCCTCTTCATCTCTATAGCTGCAACTGGCATCCTTGAAATGCAATGGGGAGGTGTTGGAATACATGATTGGTGGAGGAATGAACAATTTTGGGTCATTGGTGGTGCATCCTCGCACCTCTTCGCTCTCTTTCAAGGTTTGCTAAAGGTTCTGGCTGGAGTTAACACAAACTTCACAGTCACATCCAAAGCTGCGGACGACGGAGAATTCGCCGAACTTTACATCTTCAAGTGGACATCATTGTTGATCCCTCCTTTAACCTTGCTCATCATGAACATTATAGGAGTCATTGTAGGTGTCTCAGATGCAATAAACAATGGATATGATTCATGGGGTCCCCTTTTTGGTAAACTATTTTTTGCTCTATGGGTCATTCTCCATCTCTATCCATTCCTCAAGGGAGTTATGGGAAAACATGAAGGTGTTCCTACCATCATTCTGGTATGGGCTATTCTTCTTGCTTCAATCTTCTCACTACTTTGGGTAAGGATCAACCCATTTTTGTCAAAAAGTGACATTGTATTGGAACTTTGTGGGTTGAATTGTGATGATTAA
- the LOC130947433 gene encoding G-box-binding factor 4-like produces the protein MASSKLMPSTNSRNPDPPLPLQRQPSTSPKPQQFTTTNFIPMPEDATLLDAQISLFEAPSPAPASAKTVDDLWREIVAGERRECKEEAPEEMMTLEDFLAKAGAVDDVTDVVPIDEEVKMPMALTDRLGSGGGMFAFDPLPTTPFQGMENMEGSVIGFGNGVEVVEGGVGGGGGGGRGKRGRPVLEQQLDKAAQQRQRRMIKNRESAARSRERKQAYQVELESLAVKLEEENDKLMKEKAEKKKERYKQLMEKVIPVVEKRRPPRFLRRVRSLQW, from the exons ATGGCGTCGTCGAAGTTGATGCCGTCAACAAATTCTAGAAACCCCGATCCTCCACTACCTCTCCAACGACAACCATCCACTTCCCCAAAACCCCAACAATTCACTACCACCAACTTCATCCCAATGCCCGAAGATGCCACCCTCCTTGATGCTCAAATTTCCCTCTTCGAAGCCCCTTCCCCCGCCCCTGCCTCAGCCAAAACCGTCGACGACTTGTGGCGGGAGATCGTCGCCGGAGAACGGCGCGAGTGCAAGGAGGAAGCTCCCGAAGAGATGATGACGCTCGAGGACTTCCTTGCCAAGGCTGGCGCCGTTGACGACGTCACTGACGTTGTCCCCATCGACGAGGAGGTGAAGATGCCGATGGCGCTGACGGATAGGCTGGGCAGCGGTGGCGGCATGTTCGCGTTTGATCCACTGCCGACGACGCCGTTTCAAGGGATGGAGAACATGGAAGGGTCGGTGATAGGGTTCGGGAATGGGGTGGAAGTGGTTGAAGGTGGCGTTGGCGGAGGAGGGGGAGGAGGGAGAGGGAAGAGGGGGCGCCCCGTTTTGGAGCAGCAGCTCGATAAGGCTGCTCAGCAGAGGCAGCGGAGAATGATCAAGAACAGAGAATCTGCTGCTAGGTCTAGAGAACGAAAGCAA GCTTATCAAGTTGAGCTGGAATCATTGGCGGTGAAGCTAGAGGAGGAAAATGACAAGCTAATGAAGGAAAAG GCcgagaagaaaaaggaaagatacaaacag CTTATGGAAAAAGTAATTCCTGTTGTGGAGAAGCGAAGGCCACCACGGTTTCTACGTCGTGTTCGCTCCTTGCAATGGTAG
- the LOC130951769 gene encoding early nodulin-like protein 13 → MSFFPIFLFFLLPSLFKPSHSTAIVVDGTSQWKNPSVHIGDSIVFKPIQHFNLYIFKNQEAFNNCNFTQATLLTSSYTWHPSRPGFFYFAFNNGSLKSCEESQKLAIKVVNSATPQAPTMAPEQEHSPTAAPSPSSGGEVVSSSPAYPWPFRPHQAASPSPSPSASSPVTIPLVPDKGGGMPFINSNPAVPLPTGEVDSATIRPLPTSSTQPQVMIGSFGFHIIIAVHTMALLLLM, encoded by the exons ATGTCCTTCTTTCCcattttcctcttctttcttctaccCTCACTGTTCAAGCCTTCTCATTCAACCGCAATTGTAGTGGATGGAACTTCACAGTGGAAGAATCCCAGTGTTCACATTGGTGATTCCATTG TTTTCAAGCCCATACAACACTTTAATCTCTACATTTTCAAGAACCAAGAAGCCTTCAACAACTGCAACTTCACTCAGGCCACTCTTCTCACCTCCTCCTACACG TGGCATCCATCTCGCCCTGGTTTCTTCTACTTCGCCTTCAACAATGGCTCCCTCAAATCATGTGAAGAATCTCAAAAACTAGCCATAAAGGTGGTGAATTCAGCAACACCACAGGCTCCAACAATGGCTCCAGAACAAGAACATTCTCCAACGGCAGCTCCATCACCATCTTCAGGTGGAGAAGTAGTGTCATCTTCCCCAGCATATCCATGGCCTTTCCGTCCCCACCAAGCAGCttcaccatcaccatcaccatcagCAAGTTCACCAGTGACAATTCCATTAGTCCCCGACAAAGGTGGTGGCATGCCATTCATAAACAGCAACCCTGCAGTTCCTCTTCCCACTGGTGAAGTTGATTCTGCAACCATTCGCCCCTTACCTACCTCTTCCACTCAACCACAG GTGATGATTGGATCATTTGGATTTCATATTATTATTGCAGTGCACACCATGGCTTTACTACTGCTGATGTAA
- the LOC130947523 gene encoding 60S ribosomal protein L3-1-like codes for MSHRKFEHPRHGSLGFLPRKRAARHRGKVKAFPKDDPSKSPKLTAFLGYKAGMTHIVREVEKPGSKLHKKETCEPVTIIETPPMVIVGVVGYVKTPRGLRTLNTVWAQHLSEEIKRRFYKNWCKSKKKAFTKYSKQYESEDGKKSIESQLEKIKKYATVVRVLAHTQIRKMKGLKQKKAHIMEIQVNGGTISQKVDFAYGFFEKQVPIDAVFQKDEMIDIIGVTKGKGYEGVVTRWGVTRLPRKTHRGLRKVACIGAWHPARVSFTVARAGQNGYHHRTELNKKIYKLGKAGTESHTGDTEFDRTDKDITPMGGFPHYGIVKDDYLMVKGCTVGPKKRVLTLRQSLLKQTSRVALEEIKLKFIDTSSKFGHGRFQTTQEKQKFFGRLKA; via the exons ATGTCTCACAGGAAGTTCGAGCACCCAAGACACGGTTCTCTGGGATTTCTCCCGAGGAAGCGTGCTGCTCGTCACAGAGGAAAAg TGAAGGCATTCCCCAAGGATGATCCATCAAAATCACCCAAGCTTACTGCTTTCTTGGGTTACAAGGCTGGTATGACCCACATTGTTCGAGAGGTCGAGAAACCAGGATCCA AGCTTCACAAGAAGGAGACTTGTGAGCCCGTTACAATTATCGAGACCCCTCCAATGGTTATCGTTGGAGTTGTGGGTTATGTGAAAACTCCAAGGGGTCTGAGGACCTTGAACACTGTATGGGCTCAGCATTTGAGTGAGGAGATCAAGCGTAGGTTTTACAAGAACTGGTGCAAGTCCAAGAAGAAGGCATTCACCAAGTACTCAAAGCAGTATGAATCTGAAGATGGAAAGAAGAGCATTGAATCACAGCTTGAGAAGATCAAGAAGTATGCAACTGTTGTCCGTGTTTTGGCTCACACTCAG ATCAGAAAAATGAAGGGTTTGAAGCAGAAGAAGGCCCATATCATGGAGATCCAAGTCAACGGTGGCACTATTTCCCAGAAGGTGGACTTTGCCTATGGTTTCTTTGAGAAACAGGTTCCTATTGATGCTGTGTTCCAGAAGGATGAGATGATTGACATCATTGGTGTCACAAAAGGTAAGGGTTATGAAGGTGTTGTGACCCGTTGGGGTGTGACTCGTCTTCCCCGCAAGACTCACAGGGGTTTGAGGAAGGTGGCTTGTATTGGTGCTTGGCATCCTGCTAGGGTATCCTTCACTGTTGCCAGGGCTGGTCAGAACGGATACCACCACAGAACTGAGTTGAACAAGAAGATTTACAAGCTTGGCAAAGCTGGAACCGAGTCTCACACTGGTGATACCGAGTTTGACAG AACTGATAAGGACATTACCCCCATGGGTGGCTTCCCGCACTACGGTATTGTTAAGGATGATTATCTCATGGTCAAGGGTTGCACAGTTGGTCCAAAGAAAAGGGTTCTTACATTGCGCCAATCCCTCCTCAAGCAGACTTCCCGTGTTGCCCTGGAGGAGATCAAGCTCAAGTTCATCGACACCTCCTCAAAGTTTGGACATGGTCGCTTCCAGACAACACAAGAGAAGCAAAAGTTCTTTGGACGCCTCAAGGCATAA
- the LOC130950354 gene encoding egg cell-secreted protein 1.3-like → MAHYTNHNVYIVTIILVATTLASNATKSMSESAHPSLATRLKVDGEPESVNCWDSLFQLQACTGEVIMFFLNGETYLGPSCCHAIIIVGHDCWPQMLASLGFSAEETDILQGYCDAEQQNHHHYSPPSPPSPPPSSSLPLRHVITNNS, encoded by the coding sequence ATGGCTCATTACACAAACCACAATGTTTACATTGTAACAATTATTCTTGTTGCAACAACCTTAGCTTCCAATGCAACAAAATCAATGAGTGAAAGTGCACATCCAAGCTTAGCAACAAGGTTGAAGGTGGATGGAGAGCCGGAAAGTGTAAATTGTTGGGACTCATTGTTCCAACTTCAAGCATGCACCGGTGAGGTCATAATGTTCTTCCTCAATGGTGAGACATACTTAGGACCTAGTTGTTGTCATGCCATAATAATTGTTGGACATGATTGTTGGCCTCAGATGCTTGCTTCCCTTGGATTCAGTGCCGAAGAGACTGATATTCTCCAAGGTTATTGTGATGCCGAACAACAAAACCACCACCACTATTCTCCTCCATCTCCCCCTTCTCCTCCTCCATCATCATCACTTCCTCTTCGTCACGTAATCACCAATAATAGCTAA